From a region of the Suncus etruscus isolate mSunEtr1 chromosome 11, mSunEtr1.pri.cur, whole genome shotgun sequence genome:
- the PEX26 gene encoding peroxisome assembly protein 26 — MKSEPPTSAARLEGFVGPVRGSEPERFSPARSAAATALLEEAADLLVVHLDFGAALQTCDLACRNLAKYSPAEEPAGTFLEVKCSLCIVGIQALAEMDRWQEALSWVLQYYQAPEKLPPKILELCILLYSKMQEPKTILDVVRTWLQDLDNQGLPEYKALAELYLQHVLLPLGCLSEAEELMVGSAVFTEEQQLDALQLISVARQHHTQKHSGSEEVQKLSQEDASSKTFLSLLLLLRRLWDFTVRHFSSLPFKKSLLTALILCFLVLRFDRAPPFPLPFLCRLAQIFHRLREVMISHFWFL, encoded by the exons ATGAAGAGTGAACCACCGACGTCTGCAGCCCGCCTTGAGGGCTTTGTGGGCCCCGTGCGGGGCAGCGAGCCTGAGCGCTTCTCCCCAGCCCGGTCTGCAGCTGCGACGGCTCTGCTGGAAGAGGCAGCAGACCTCTTAGTCGTGCACTTGGACTTCGGGGCGGCGCTGCAGACGTGCGATCTAGCGTGTAGGAACCTGGCCAAGTACTCTCCGGCGGAGGAACCCGCGGGCAC CTTCTTGGAGGTGAAATGCTCCCTATGTATAGTGGGAATCCAGGCCCTGGCAGAGATGGATCGGTGGCAGGAAGCCCTCTCCTGGGTTCTTCAGTACTACCAGGCCCCTGAAAAGCTACCCCCCAAAATACTGGAACTTTG TATTCTTTTATACAGCAAGATGCAAGAGCCCAAAACTATTCTGGATGTGGTCAGAACTTGGCTTCAAGACTTGGATAATCAGGGACTTCCAGAATACAAAGCCCTGGCAGAACTTTACCTACAGCATGTACTGCTTCCACTGGGCTGCTTGTCAGAGGCTGAGGAGCTAATGGTGGGCTCTGCAGTCTTTACTGAGGAACAGCAGCTGGATGCACTCCAACTCATAAGTGTAGCAAGACAGCACCACACTCAAAAACACTCTGGCTCTGAGGAAGTTCAGAAACTAAGCCAGGAAG ATGCTTCTTCCAAAACATTTTTGTCACTACTTTTACTGCTTCGCAGACTTTGGGACTTCACAGTGAGACACTTCTCTTCTTTGCCTTTCAAAAAGAGCCTCCTAACAGCATTGATCCTTTGCTTCTTGGTGTTGAGGTTTGATCGAG CTCCTCCTTTTCCCCTGCCCTTCCTCTGCAGGCTGGCTCAGATCTTCCATCGTCTCCGGGAGGTCATGATTTCTCACTTCTGGTTCCTGTGA